From one Fimbriiglobus ruber genomic stretch:
- a CDS encoding ECF-type sigma factor — MNVVTQLLNASSQGDPQAASQLLPLVYDELRRLAAARLAAEPSGQTLQPTALVHEAYLRLVGAPAGDQWDHRGHFFAAAAEAMRRILIEAARRKASTRHGGAVSRQPLDADAAPAPEPREDLLALDKALDRLGAEDPLKASLVKLRYFAGMSLAEAAAALALSERTAGRHWAYARAWLREAVEGPPE, encoded by the coding sequence ATGAACGTCGTCACGCAGTTGTTGAACGCTTCGAGCCAGGGTGACCCACAGGCTGCCTCTCAGTTGCTCCCGCTCGTGTACGACGAACTCCGCCGACTCGCCGCCGCCCGATTGGCGGCCGAGCCGTCCGGCCAAACGCTGCAACCGACCGCCCTCGTCCACGAAGCGTACCTCCGGCTCGTCGGAGCCCCGGCCGGCGACCAGTGGGATCACCGCGGGCACTTCTTCGCCGCGGCCGCCGAGGCCATGCGCCGCATTCTCATCGAAGCCGCCCGGCGGAAGGCGTCCACGCGCCACGGCGGCGCCGTGTCGCGCCAGCCACTCGATGCGGACGCCGCCCCCGCCCCCGAACCCCGCGAGGATTTGCTCGCCCTCGACAAGGCGCTGGACCGACTGGGGGCCGAAGACCCCCTCAAGGCGAGTCTCGTGAAACTCCGTTACTTCGCCGGGATGAGTCTCGCCGAGGCCGCCGCCGCCCTCGCCCTGTCGGAGCGGACGGCCGGACGGCACTGGGCCTACGCCCGGGCCTGGCTCCGCGAAGCCGTCGAGGGGCCGCCGGAATAA
- a CDS encoding glycosyltransferase family 2 protein, translating into MSATLLDRPPLAPTHDVFHVDRVLRPATPGPPRAHKIIAVLPAYNAERTLAATIADFPPGSVDDILLVDDGSTDRTVAIAREMGLSVIVHPKNRGYGGNQKTCYQYCLDNGADVVVMIHPDYQYDARAIPHAVGIIELGICDVILGNRVRSRPEALACGMPWWKYISNRALTMFENVALGQNLGEFHSGFRVYRRRVLETVPFLRNSDDFVFDTQFLIQAIHFGFRLGDIPVPVRYFDEASSINFRRSTKYGLETVETVARYWLHRAGLWRSHLFKPNG; encoded by the coding sequence ATGTCCGCCACCCTGCTCGACCGCCCGCCGCTCGCCCCGACCCACGACGTCTTCCACGTCGACCGGGTGTTGAGGCCGGCTACCCCCGGCCCGCCCCGGGCCCACAAGATCATCGCCGTCCTGCCGGCGTACAACGCCGAGCGGACGCTCGCGGCCACCATCGCCGACTTCCCGCCCGGGAGCGTGGACGACATCTTACTCGTGGACGACGGCAGCACGGACCGGACGGTCGCGATCGCCCGCGAGATGGGTCTGTCGGTGATCGTCCACCCGAAGAACCGCGGGTACGGGGGCAACCAGAAGACCTGCTACCAGTACTGCCTGGACAACGGGGCGGACGTGGTGGTGATGATCCACCCGGACTACCAGTACGACGCCCGGGCGATCCCGCACGCCGTCGGGATCATCGAGCTGGGCATCTGCGACGTGATCCTCGGGAACCGCGTCCGCTCCCGTCCGGAAGCTCTGGCCTGCGGGATGCCGTGGTGGAAGTACATCAGCAACCGCGCATTGACGATGTTCGAGAACGTCGCCCTCGGCCAAAACCTGGGCGAGTTCCACAGCGGGTTCCGGGTCTACCGGCGGCGCGTGTTGGAAACTGTCCCGTTCCTGCGGAACAGCGACGACTTCGTGTTCGACACCCAGTTCCTGATCCAAGCCATCCACTTTGGCTTCCGCCTCGGCGACATCCCGGTCCCCGTCCGGTACTTCGACGAGGCGAGTTCGATCAACTTCCGCCGGTCGACGAAGTACGGCCTGGAGACGGTGGAAACGGTCGCCCGCTACTGGCTGCACCGCGCCGGCCTGTGGCGGAGCCACCTGTTCAAACCGAACGGATGA
- a CDS encoding bifunctional serine/threonine-protein kinase/formylglycine-generating enzyme family protein codes for MTEEQAFLAAIELSDPAERAAYLEKACGGDAELRRRVENLLFAHFKPGEFLDEPLARQLEADPMPLHDNKPGEPVRTDEPETDGKPDDLYFLQPTARPDSLGRIGHYEVLQVLGRGGFGIVLKAFDDVLQRVVALKVLAPMLAATSPARKRFLREARSSAQVRHENVVQVYAVEEQPLPYLVMEFVPGETLQERLDRNGPLEESEIVRVGRQIAEGLAAAHATGLIHRDIKPGNILIETGSHDRVKITDFGLAQAADDASLTQSGVVAGTPMYMAPEQVKGERLDHRADLFSLGSLLYVMAAGRPPFRAATVFAVLKRVVEDDPRPVQDVIPETPSWLCDLIARLHAKKPADRIPAARDVADIFAGYETQLRATGKVEEYSRPNPRKPTAARSGRWKWVAAAVALLPVLALALTEAAGITHWSRNPNPTLGPLTNGDKDRAGNKDLPPGFTNTLGMELRLIPAGKFRMGSSQADIDRWLKEFGDVDWAKNRLPAEGPEHEVEITQPFYMGVTEVTVGQFRRFMEEKNYSLEEWKQSRFSEKDDHPAVFLFWHSAVDFCNWLSEKEGKRYRLPTEAEWEYCCRAGTSGTRFCFGDADDRLEDYAWYSKNSGAAGVPDGARTPNPGGRMHPVGKLKPNAWGLHDMHGNAWEWCRDNYDPDCYKHSKLKDPFVAEGGSRGGPYWSSRDHSLRGGSCHWSPAFCRSAFRHNLAPTERYDDVGFRVLLDPTPGEAGKAGDK; via the coding sequence ATGACTGAGGAACAAGCCTTTCTAGCCGCCATCGAACTGTCCGACCCGGCCGAGCGCGCGGCTTATCTCGAAAAAGCTTGTGGCGGGGACGCCGAACTACGCCGCCGAGTGGAAAATCTGCTGTTCGCCCACTTCAAGCCGGGCGAGTTCCTGGACGAACCGCTCGCCCGGCAACTCGAGGCCGACCCGATGCCACTGCACGACAACAAGCCGGGAGAACCCGTCAGGACCGACGAGCCGGAGACGGATGGGAAGCCCGACGATCTGTACTTTCTGCAACCGACCGCCCGGCCCGATTCGCTCGGCCGGATCGGCCACTACGAGGTTCTTCAAGTTCTCGGCCGGGGCGGGTTCGGCATCGTCTTGAAGGCGTTCGACGACGTTCTCCAGCGAGTGGTGGCGCTAAAGGTGTTGGCCCCGATGCTCGCCGCCACCTCACCGGCCCGCAAGCGCTTCTTACGCGAAGCCCGGTCGTCCGCGCAGGTCCGGCACGAAAACGTCGTCCAGGTCTACGCCGTCGAAGAACAGCCGCTGCCGTACCTGGTGATGGAATTCGTTCCCGGCGAGACGCTCCAGGAGCGACTCGATCGCAACGGTCCGCTGGAAGAATCGGAGATCGTGCGAGTCGGCCGGCAGATTGCCGAGGGGTTGGCCGCCGCGCACGCCACCGGGTTGATCCACCGGGACATCAAGCCGGGTAACATCCTCATCGAAACGGGCTCGCACGACCGGGTCAAGATCACCGACTTCGGCCTGGCACAGGCGGCCGACGACGCCAGCCTGACCCAGAGCGGCGTGGTGGCCGGTACCCCCATGTACATGGCCCCGGAACAGGTCAAGGGGGAAAGGCTCGACCACCGGGCCGACCTGTTCAGTCTCGGGAGTCTGCTGTACGTCATGGCCGCCGGCCGGCCGCCGTTTCGCGCCGCGACCGTTTTCGCGGTGTTGAAGCGGGTGGTGGAAGACGACCCGCGGCCGGTTCAGGATGTGATTCCGGAAACGCCGTCGTGGCTCTGCGACCTGATCGCCAGACTACACGCCAAGAAGCCGGCGGACCGCATCCCCGCGGCCCGAGATGTGGCCGACATTTTCGCCGGCTACGAAACCCAACTCAGGGCAACCGGCAAGGTCGAGGAATACTCCCGACCGAACCCGCGCAAACCCACGGCCGCGCGATCCGGTCGGTGGAAATGGGTCGCGGCGGCCGTCGCTTTGCTCCCGGTCCTCGCGCTCGCGCTGACGGAAGCCGCCGGCATCACGCACTGGTCGCGGAATCCAAACCCGACACTTGGCCCGCTAACGAATGGCGACAAGGATCGCGCGGGGAACAAAGACCTGCCGCCGGGTTTCACCAACACATTGGGCATGGAACTGAGGCTCATCCCGGCCGGCAAATTCAGGATGGGGTCGTCGCAAGCGGACATCGACCGTTGGCTCAAGGAATTCGGGGATGTTGACTGGGCGAAGAATCGTCTGCCGGCCGAAGGACCGGAGCACGAAGTGGAAATCACGCAACCCTTCTACATGGGCGTCACGGAGGTCACGGTCGGGCAGTTCCGGAGGTTCATGGAGGAGAAAAACTATTCCCTGGAGGAATGGAAGCAGTCGAGATTCAGCGAAAAGGACGATCACCCGGCTGTGTTCCTGTTCTGGCACAGTGCCGTCGATTTTTGCAACTGGTTGAGCGAAAAGGAGGGCAAGCGCTATCGTTTGCCCACGGAGGCCGAGTGGGAATACTGCTGCCGGGCGGGAACCTCCGGGACTCGTTTTTGTTTCGGCGACGCCGACGATCGACTAGAAGACTACGCCTGGTACTCCAAGAATTCCGGAGCCGCGGGCGTGCCCGACGGCGCGAGGACGCCGAACCCGGGCGGGCGGATGCACCCAGTCGGGAAGCTGAAGCCGAACGCCTGGGGGCTTCACGACATGCACGGCAACGCATGGGAGTGGTGCCGGGACAACTACGATCCGGACTGCTATAAGCACAGCAAGTTGAAAGACCCATTTGTCGCCGAAGGCGGCAGCCGTGGCGGTCCCTACTGGTCGAGCCGCGACCATAGCCTGCGTGGCGGCTCGTGTCACTGGTCTCCCGCGTTCTGCCGCTCGGCGTTCCGCCACAATCTCGCGCCCACCGAGCGCTACGATGACGTGGGCTTCCGCGTGCTGCTCGACCCAACTCCCGGCGAGGCCGGAAAAGCCGGCGACAAGTAG
- a CDS encoding OB-fold protein, with product MAREPDFDGDRDDRDDDRPRRRRRDDDDRDDRPRGDQPKQVSILGVFSLIKGIGGLIVSLFPCIGIIGGAVCLLGLFLGILGIVVAKKSNQGTGLPIAGTIVSAIGLVIAVVWFAVMSVFFGAVGEVAKEAAKASEEIKRKEVESVRTGPATKVDAVALDKEFDDNQLQAEAKYKGKVLEVSGVVHKVTKDKIGKITVELKGDQEESENSTVDCNFTDDPENVSALAAVTAAKRVTIRGKCKGKVDTYVTLEYCMLVK from the coding sequence ATGGCCCGTGAACCCGATTTTGATGGCGACCGCGACGACCGCGACGACGACCGGCCCCGCCGGCGGCGCCGCGACGACGACGATCGCGATGACCGGCCCCGCGGGGACCAGCCGAAGCAGGTGAGTATTCTCGGGGTTTTTTCGCTGATCAAAGGGATCGGCGGGCTGATCGTCAGCTTGTTCCCGTGCATCGGCATCATCGGCGGCGCCGTCTGCCTGCTGGGGCTGTTCCTGGGCATCCTCGGAATCGTTGTCGCCAAGAAATCGAACCAGGGGACCGGGCTGCCGATCGCCGGAACCATCGTCAGCGCGATCGGCCTCGTGATCGCGGTCGTGTGGTTCGCGGTCATGTCTGTGTTTTTCGGGGCCGTGGGCGAGGTGGCGAAGGAAGCGGCCAAGGCCAGCGAGGAGATCAAGCGGAAGGAAGTCGAAAGCGTCAGGACGGGCCCGGCGACGAAAGTCGACGCGGTGGCCCTGGACAAGGAGTTCGACGACAACCAGCTCCAGGCCGAGGCCAAGTACAAGGGCAAGGTATTGGAAGTGTCCGGCGTGGTTCACAAGGTGACGAAGGACAAGATCGGCAAGATCACGGTCGAGCTGAAGGGGGACCAGGAGGAGAGCGAAAACTCGACCGTCGACTGCAATTTCACCGACGACCCGGAGAACGTGTCGGCCCTCGCGGCGGTCACCGCCGCCAAGCGGGTGACGATCCGCGGCAAGTGTAAGGGGAAGGTCGATACCTACGTCACCCTGGAATACTGCATGTTGGTGAAGTAA
- a CDS encoding DUF1264 domain-containing protein, whose amino-acid sequence MDRRELFGVLGGLGLAPVCGLAAQAKAAGHGGKDDGPMSNSHFHFCGIHMAKKDPNIQFITQHFCPAHSGGAEGDVFQCVLFDGTGKNAKLVGVEYLISDEAYRKLPDAEKKYWHAHTYEVLGGGLIAPGMSAEDETKFMKVIIKTWGKAWHTWPDPKSAVPVGEPLLIWSLMGDGQANPDLLARRDKEFQVDSAKIREARGKEFGLEVPNVSPPKEMATVGRMWTDTGEDKPTPKKN is encoded by the coding sequence ATGGATCGCCGCGAACTGTTCGGCGTACTCGGAGGTCTGGGGTTAGCACCCGTCTGCGGGCTGGCCGCCCAGGCCAAGGCTGCGGGCCACGGGGGGAAGGACGATGGCCCGATGTCGAACTCGCACTTCCACTTCTGCGGGATTCACATGGCCAAGAAGGACCCGAACATCCAATTCATCACCCAGCACTTTTGCCCCGCCCACTCCGGCGGCGCGGAAGGCGACGTGTTCCAGTGCGTACTGTTCGACGGCACCGGCAAGAACGCAAAACTCGTCGGCGTCGAGTACCTCATTTCGGACGAAGCGTACCGCAAACTGCCCGACGCCGAGAAGAAATACTGGCACGCGCACACTTACGAAGTCCTCGGCGGCGGCCTGATCGCGCCCGGTATGAGTGCCGAGGACGAGACGAAGTTCATGAAAGTGATCATCAAGACCTGGGGCAAGGCGTGGCACACGTGGCCCGATCCCAAGTCCGCCGTGCCGGTGGGTGAACCCCTCCTCATCTGGTCGCTGATGGGGGACGGGCAGGCGAACCCGGACCTGCTCGCCCGGCGCGACAAGGAGTTCCAGGTCGATAGCGCGAAGATCCGCGAGGCCCGCGGGAAGGAATTTGGCCTGGAGGTGCCGAACGTCTCGCCGCCGAAGGAGATGGCCACCGTCGGGCGCATGTGGACCGACACGGGCGAAGACAAGCCGACCCCGAAGAAGAATTGA
- a CDS encoding beta strand repeat-containing protein: MAGGTGTTGGGNGATGVSGVGTAAGGGGIDVTGFPVQSSGANGTVGLGGVGGAGGFGGGGGGGTGLGSHGGDYGGGSGGGGGSGGFGGGGGMGNSGGAGGFGGGGGGWTGGVGGPGQGGGGLGGNGTIDSGGGGAGLGGALFQRAGTLFLNNTTFTNNTATGGAGGSGTNSGTGSGGAVFVNAGATTEMVGTVSTFSGNSAGINNDVAGTLGNTLTATAGTPQGSALNAAFTVPLTVTVTDSLGNPLVGAVVSFTAPTSGATATLSSPTAVTGATGQASVTATANGTPGAYTVTASFAGSSTTFSLQNLTTITLTVLAGTPQSTATGTAFGVPLALTATDDFGNPDVGAVVTFTTPTSGASATLSSTSVTLGKTGVATVTATANGTAGSYTVTASIGTSTATFNLTNGSTVSNSPPTVGAMASTVSAPEGSLVTNTGTFNDPDGNNTVTLSASVGTVTQDNAAGTWSWSLPAGDGPAGPTPVTITATDNQNATASTTFTYTTTNVAPTATLLTASGITYGQSASAILVGSFDPSAADTAAGFHYAFSLDTDTTSSVTYATGGPSSTMNFGVIDAGTHTVYARIFDKDGGSTSYSLPLTVAKANAAVTVVGYSGVYDGNAHGATGSATGVNGEDLSASLDLGASFTDAPGGTANWSFNGGTNYNAASGTVAINISQATTTVTVLDNGGTYDGTTAFAATATVTGGGTVTLDYVDVTTGTDLGATAPVNAGHYTVTATYPGDANHAASTATATFDVLKAATTTTTTDTGPFTYDGTTHTGGTATVAGPGTLDPSAYSVTYSGDQVDAGTYMVTAHYAGDANHLPSDGAPVTITILKAPSTTTVTGGTFVYDGTTHTGGSPVVAGVGAGITQTAVLSYAGDQVNVGSYTVTATYPGDANHTGSAGTANITITAAVVPPAPPVVPPAPPVVPPAPPVVPPTPPVVPPASPPVTSKPALVGYPEFAVGTDAGTTPTVNLYNADGTLRLSQAAFAASFTGGVRVATADFNGDGVADIAVGTGPGVANEVTILNGTTGAVITTFQPFESTFTGGVFVAAGDITGDGIPDLIVTPDQTGGPVVAVYDGAKLVAGLASGQANGQPAQINRFFGIQDPNFRGGVRAAAGDINGDGAADIVVSAGYGGGPRVAGFDGVSVASGAADPTKLFADFFAFEPSLTNGAYVAVGDINGDGHADVIAGSGPGGGPRITMFDGASLLAGRTTTVADFFASDASNRGGVRVGVANLDGDALADVVVGSGAGAGATVTGYTGKAILAAPNAPVSSLQFDAFPGFTGGVFVG, translated from the coding sequence GTGGCCGGGGGCACGGGTACCACCGGTGGTGGCAACGGTGCCACCGGCGTCAGCGGCGTTGGCACCGCCGCCGGCGGTGGCGGCATTGATGTGACCGGTTTCCCGGTTCAATCATCCGGGGCAAACGGAACGGTCGGACTCGGCGGCGTCGGCGGCGCCGGCGGCTTCGGTGGTGGCGGGGGAGGCGGTACCGGGCTAGGCAGCCACGGGGGTGATTACGGCGGCGGTAGCGGTGGTGGCGGCGGTAGCGGCGGTTTCGGCGGCGGCGGCGGCATGGGCAATAGCGGCGGTGCCGGTGGTTTTGGGGGCGGTGGCGGCGGATGGACCGGCGGTGTCGGCGGCCCGGGCCAGGGCGGTGGCGGCCTGGGTGGTAACGGGACCATCGACAGCGGCGGCGGCGGTGCGGGACTGGGCGGCGCCTTGTTTCAGCGGGCCGGCACTCTCTTTCTGAATAACACGACGTTCACCAACAACACGGCCACTGGCGGGGCAGGCGGTTCCGGTACGAACTCCGGAACGGGGAGCGGAGGCGCCGTCTTCGTCAACGCCGGGGCAACGACCGAAATGGTCGGAACTGTTTCGACCTTCAGCGGCAACTCCGCCGGCATCAATAACGATGTCGCCGGCACTCTGGGAAACACCCTGACCGCCACCGCGGGCACCCCGCAAGGCTCGGCCTTGAACGCGGCGTTCACGGTCCCCTTGACCGTGACCGTGACGGATTCACTCGGCAACCCACTCGTCGGCGCCGTCGTCTCGTTCACGGCCCCGACGAGCGGGGCCACCGCCACGCTCTCGAGCCCGACCGCCGTGACCGGGGCGACAGGGCAGGCGTCGGTCACGGCGACGGCCAATGGTACGCCCGGCGCCTACACGGTCACGGCCAGCTTTGCCGGCAGTAGCACCACCTTCTCTCTGCAAAACCTGACCACGATCACCCTGACCGTCCTCGCCGGCACGCCGCAGAGCACCGCCACCGGCACGGCCTTCGGGGTCCCCCTGGCCCTGACCGCCACGGACGACTTCGGCAACCCGGACGTCGGCGCCGTCGTCACGTTCACGACCCCCACGAGCGGGGCGAGCGCCACGCTTTCGAGTACGAGTGTCACTCTCGGAAAGACGGGCGTGGCCACCGTAACAGCGACGGCCAACGGCACGGCCGGCAGTTACACGGTCACGGCCAGCATCGGCACCAGCACCGCCACGTTCAATCTGACGAACGGCAGCACGGTCAGCAATTCCCCGCCGACCGTCGGCGCTATGGCATCCACCGTGAGTGCCCCGGAAGGGTCGCTGGTCACGAACACCGGCACGTTCAACGACCCCGACGGCAACAACACGGTGACGCTCTCGGCCAGCGTCGGCACGGTGACGCAGGACAACGCCGCCGGCACCTGGAGTTGGTCGCTGCCGGCGGGCGACGGCCCCGCCGGCCCCACCCCGGTCACCATCACCGCGACCGACAACCAGAACGCCACGGCGAGTACCACGTTCACCTACACGACCACCAACGTGGCTCCGACGGCGACCCTACTGACCGCCAGCGGCATCACCTACGGCCAGTCGGCGAGCGCTATACTGGTGGGCTCCTTCGACCCGTCCGCCGCCGACACGGCCGCGGGCTTCCACTACGCCTTCTCGCTCGACACAGACACCACGAGTTCTGTCACCTACGCCACAGGCGGGCCGAGCAGCACGATGAACTTCGGTGTGATCGACGCCGGAACGCACACGGTTTACGCCCGCATTTTCGACAAGGACGGCGGGTCGACCTCTTACAGCCTCCCGCTCACCGTGGCCAAGGCTAACGCCGCGGTGACGGTCGTCGGTTACAGCGGGGTGTACGACGGTAACGCACACGGGGCGACCGGCTCGGCCACGGGGGTCAACGGCGAAGACCTTTCGGCCAGTCTGGATTTGGGTGCGAGTTTCACCGACGCCCCCGGCGGGACGGCCAACTGGTCGTTCAACGGCGGGACGAACTACAACGCCGCCAGCGGGACCGTGGCGATCAACATATCCCAGGCCACGACGACGGTGACAGTTCTCGATAACGGCGGCACATACGACGGGACGACAGCGTTCGCGGCCACCGCGACGGTGACCGGCGGCGGCACTGTCACCTTGGACTATGTCGACGTCACCACCGGGACCGACCTGGGGGCCACCGCCCCGGTGAACGCCGGGCACTACACGGTGACCGCCACCTACCCGGGCGACGCCAACCACGCGGCCAGCACGGCCACCGCCACGTTCGACGTCCTCAAGGCGGCGACCACTACAACCACCACGGACACTGGGCCGTTCACCTACGACGGGACGACCCACACCGGCGGGACGGCGACCGTGGCCGGCCCGGGCACCCTCGACCCGTCCGCGTACTCGGTCACCTATTCCGGGGACCAGGTCGACGCCGGCACGTACATGGTGACCGCCCACTACGCCGGGGACGCCAACCACCTGCCGAGCGACGGTGCCCCCGTCACTATTACCATCCTCAAGGCACCCAGCACCACGACCGTAACCGGGGGCACTTTTGTCTACGACGGAACCACCCACACGGGCGGGTCGCCCGTCGTCGCCGGAGTCGGGGCCGGGATTACCCAGACGGCCGTGCTGTCCTATGCCGGCGATCAGGTCAACGTCGGGTCCTACACCGTGACCGCGACCTACCCGGGTGACGCCAACCACACCGGCAGTGCCGGTACCGCCAACATCACGATCACCGCAGCGGTCGTCCCGCCTGCACCTCCGGTCGTCCCGCCCGCACCCCCGGTCGTCCCGCCCGCACCCCCGGTCGTCCCACCCACACCCCCAGTCGTCCCGCCTGCTAGCCCACCCGTGACGTCAAAGCCAGCACTCGTCGGTTACCCCGAGTTCGCCGTCGGTACCGACGCGGGGACGACCCCCACTGTCAACCTCTACAACGCGGACGGGACACTGCGACTGTCCCAGGCGGCGTTCGCGGCGTCGTTCACCGGCGGGGTTCGGGTCGCGACGGCTGATTTCAACGGCGACGGGGTGGCCGACATCGCGGTCGGGACGGGCCCGGGGGTCGCCAACGAGGTGACCATCCTGAACGGGACGACGGGGGCCGTGATCACTACCTTCCAGCCGTTCGAGTCGACGTTCACAGGCGGCGTCTTCGTGGCCGCCGGGGACATCACCGGGGATGGCATCCCGGACCTCATCGTGACCCCCGACCAGACCGGCGGGCCGGTCGTCGCCGTGTACGACGGGGCCAAGCTGGTGGCCGGCCTCGCGTCCGGTCAGGCCAACGGCCAACCAGCCCAGATCAACCGATTCTTCGGCATCCAGGATCCGAACTTCCGCGGCGGGGTCCGGGCCGCGGCCGGGGACATCAACGGGGACGGAGCGGCCGACATCGTGGTGTCGGCCGGGTATGGCGGGGGGCCGCGGGTCGCCGGATTCGACGGGGTATCGGTCGCGTCCGGTGCGGCCGACCCAACCAAGCTGTTCGCCGACTTCTTCGCGTTCGAGCCGTCCCTGACGAACGGCGCGTACGTGGCCGTCGGGGACATCAACGGGGACGGGCACGCGGACGTGATCGCCGGCAGTGGCCCCGGCGGCGGCCCCCGCATTACGATGTTCGACGGCGCGTCTTTGCTCGCGGGCCGAACGACGACCGTGGCCGACTTCTTCGCCAGCGACGCGAGTAACCGGGGGGGCGTCCGGGTCGGGGTCGCGAACCTGGACGGGGACGCCCTGGCGGACGTGGTGGTGGGTTCGGGAGCGGGAGCCGGGGCGACGGTCACCGGGTATACCGGGAAGGCCATCCTGGCTGCCCCGAACGCCCCGGTCTCGTCTCTCCAGTTCGACGCGTTCCCCGGGTTCACGGGCGGGGTGTTCGTCGGCTGA